TCCTAACTAGTATAGCATAAAAAAGAAAAGAGAAGCATTACTAACTCGAGGTTAGCATTGTTCCTCTTTTTTTATTTTATTGTAATACAAGTGATGCTGCTCCGATTACTCCAGCGTCATTTCCTAGAGTTGCAAGAGCCAATTTTGTTGATGTGCGTACTTGAGGGAAGGTGTTTTCGTCGTAGACTTTTTGAACACCTTGTAGAAGGAATTCTCCCGCAGCTGATACACCACCACCGATGACGATTGTTGATGGGTTTAGGATTGAACCGATGTTGGCACAAGCGATTCCCAAGTAACGTGAGAAGTTACGGTAAACGATCAAGGCAAGGTCGTCTCCTTCTTTTGCAAGGTCAAAGACTGTCTTAGCAGTTACTTCTTCTCCGTTATCAATCAAGCGTTTCAAGGCTGCATCGCCTTCGTACTCATCGGCATAGCGACGAGTCAAGTTGACAATACCTGTTGCTGAAGCAACTGTCTCAAGGCAACCTTTCTTACCGCAAGTACATGCGATTGGTTGATCAAAGTCAACAGTGATGTGACCGAGCTCACCTGCTGCACCAGCAACACCGTGAAGTAATTTGCCTTCTGCAACAATACCGCCACCAACACCTGTACCAAGTGTCATAAAGACAACATCTGGTTGGTTATCTCCAGCCCCCATCCAACGTTCACCAAGAGCTGCTACGTTGGCATCATTATCGATGAAGAATGGGATACCCAAGGCTTTTTCAATTTTCTCTTTAATTGGTTGAAGGGTTTTCCAGTTGAGGTTGTAGGCACCAATAACAGTCCCGTTTTCACGGTCAACCACACCTGGCGAACCCATTCCAATACCTTGGAAGTCTGCTGCTGCCAATCCAAGCAAGTCCAAACGGTGTTGAATAGACTCAATCATATCATCAACGATATGACTTCCCTCATCCAAAATATTGGTCTTGATAGACCATTTTTCTTGTATTTCTCCTGCTGTTGTTAAGATTGCAAATTTGATAGAAGTTCCACCAAGGTCAATCCCAATAATCTTTTGACTCATCATATTCTCCTTTTTCATTGTTTAGTAATTGAAAATGCTTACAGATATAGTATAACAAAAACCAATCGTTTATGCAAAGGTTTGCATTAACTTTCTAAATTTTATCTGATTTATGGTTTCCAGAGACCTGAGGCATCTACATAGTAA
Above is a genomic segment from Streptococcus mitis containing:
- a CDS encoding glucokinase, encoding MSQKIIGIDLGGTSIKFAILTTAGEIQEKWSIKTNILDEGSHIVDDMIESIQHRLDLLGLAAADFQGIGMGSPGVVDRENGTVIGAYNLNWKTLQPIKEKIEKALGIPFFIDNDANVAALGERWMGAGDNQPDVVFMTLGTGVGGGIVAEGKLLHGVAGAAGELGHITVDFDQPIACTCGKKGCLETVASATGIVNLTRRYADEYEGDAALKRLIDNGEEVTAKTVFDLAKEGDDLALIVYRNFSRYLGIACANIGSILNPSTIVIGGGVSAAGEFLLQGVQKVYDENTFPQVRTSTKLALATLGNDAGVIGAASLVLQ